In Pedosphaera parvula Ellin514, the sequence TCCGCAAAAACCTGCGTTCCGGGACTGATTGCCTCACGATAACGCATCGTGTCGTAAGCATTTCCTTCAATCAAGCCCTGGTCGGTAAGCATCGCGCCGGTATGCACATTCACGCGTACGAAACTGCCGCCACACGCTGCGCACAATCCCAAAGCAGCGCGTGCATCATTGCGCAGAACATTAAAACCAATCGGCAGTTTCACTGCCGCCCGCACCGCACAACCGAGCGCCGCCATCGCCGCCACGGTCTCAGGCCCGACCGCCGACTTGGTGAAGGGAACGTCTCCAAAATTTTCGATGAAAACCGCATCCGCTCCGCCCTGCTCATAACTGCGCGCATCCGCGACCGCTTTTCTGGCAACCGCCCCGATGTCACCCTGCCACCGCGGCGCGCCGGGTAATGGTCCCAGGTGAACTACTCCGATAAGCACCTTGCGACGAGAATTGAAAAGCATCACTGTTTGTCTCTGATTTTTACCGGCGCGGCAAGTCCACTTCACCGGTTGTCTAGGGCGGACGCATCTTAATGCCGCTGCAATCCGGCGTAAAAACACTAGGTTTGCGAATGCCGCAACTCCGAAATCCTGCCATGGCTAATGCGTCACCAATAGAAACTGCCCTGGACCAATTAAATAATCGAACTGGCATGACGCACAATAAAATACCCTTATTGAGAGCGGGCAATAAGGGTATTTTAGAAATGGTTGAACTCTGTGTCGAGAGAAAAGGTATGACAGCAAACATTCTGAGGGGAGAACCCATTTAGATGCGTCCGCCCTGACCGGTTGTCCACTTTAGCGTTACTGGGCGCGGCAGCTGAGTAACTTTTAGGTTAAGGAGCGCGGGTTAATTACCTGCACAGATGATGCAGATTGCTTACTGAGTTACTCCGCGCAACTCCAGCAACGCGGCCAATGCGGCCGCGCTTTCCGCCTCCTTCTTGCTCTTACCGCGTCCATGCGCCAGTTCCACTCCGTTGTGTTGGACTATGCACTCAAAGACGCGGTCATGATCAGGGCCGCTCGTTGATACCACGTTATATTGTGGCGCTTCGGAGGATTTAGCCTGCAACAGTTCCTGTAATTCGCCCTTTGGATTTTCCAACGCTGGCAAGGCCGAAATTTCAGCCAGCATATCGTGAAAGCGTGCCAGCAGAAACTTTTCAACGGCTTCAAAACCGCCATCCAGGAAAATGGCGCCGAGCAGCGCTTCAAAGGTGTCCGCCAATGCGGATGGCCGCAACCGCCCGCCGTGGGCCTCTTCCCCGCGACTTAAAATCAGGTGAGCCCCAAGATTCAATGCGCGCCCCTGTTCGGCCAGTGCTCGTCGATTCACCAATTTGGCGCGCGCCTTGGTAAGGGGGCCTTCGCCAAAATCAGGAAATTTACTGTACAATTCATGGGTGAGAACCAGTTGGAGCACAGCATCACCCAAAAATTCCAGGCGTTGATTATGCTGAACCGGCGTTCTTTGTTCGTGGGCAACTGAAGGATGGGTCAACGCCAATTGTAACAGCTCAATCTTCCGAAAGGCATAACCCAGAGCCGTTTGTAGGTTGTTAAGGTCAGGCACAAGTTAGATTACCGTTATGACATCATCGTCATTTCAGATGGTTTGCCAA encodes:
- a CDS encoding BtpA/SgcQ family protein, producing MLFNSRRKVLIGVVHLGPLPGAPRWQGDIGAVARKAVADARSYEQGGADAVFIENFGDVPFTKSAVGPETVAAMAALGCAVRAAVKLPIGFNVLRNDARAALGLCAACGGSFVRVNVHTGAMLTDQGLIEGNAYDTMRYREAISPGTQVFADVHVKHAVPLGSWTIEDSAKDTIERGLADALIVSGTGTGVAVNLDDLRRVRAACPEAKILLGSGVTLENAGDFLQLADGFIVGSSLKRGGKLANPVDAKRVAALARAMRRG
- the rnc gene encoding ribonuclease III, giving the protein MPDLNNLQTALGYAFRKIELLQLALTHPSVAHEQRTPVQHNQRLEFLGDAVLQLVLTHELYSKFPDFGEGPLTKARAKLVNRRALAEQGRALNLGAHLILSRGEEAHGGRLRPSALADTFEALLGAIFLDGGFEAVEKFLLARFHDMLAEISALPALENPKGELQELLQAKSSEAPQYNVVSTSGPDHDRVFECIVQHNGVELAHGRGKSKKEAESAAALAALLELRGVTQ